A portion of the Gossypium arboreum isolate Shixiya-1 chromosome 8, ASM2569848v2, whole genome shotgun sequence genome contains these proteins:
- the LOC108467568 gene encoding uncharacterized protein LOC108467568, which produces MAALCVSHPNFRYKNCCSSLQRRETRSRHRPRILVVSSSHNNDESLERSTSSSKTKKEDKEKRQLLFGRVLGSVQKLGIGLKEKMSPQRKGDWKDVMLMSLSFAVYVYMSQKLVCAYCAWMSMLKQSW; this is translated from the coding sequence ATGGCAGCTCTCTGTGTAAGCCATCCTAATTTTCGCTACAAAAACTGTTGTTCTTCACTTCAGCGACGGGAAACTAGGAGCAGGCACCGTCCCAGAATCCTGGTGGTTTCATCTTCTCATAACAATGATGAATCACTGGAGAGATCGACATCAAGTTCAAAGACAAAGAAAGAGGACAAGGAGAAGAGACAGTTGTTGTTTGGTCGGGTTTTGGGGAGTGTGCAGAAGCTTGGGATAGGATTGAAGGAAAAGATGAGTCCACAACGGAAAGGTGATTGGAAGGATGTGATGTTGATGAGTTTATCGTTTGCTGTTTATGTTTACATGTCTCAAAAGCTTGTTTGTGCATACTGTGCTTGGATGTCCATGCTCAAACAATCATGGTAG